CTGGGCCTGGGCCTGGTGCTGATCCAGCTCCGCCTGGAGCGTGCCCAGCTTCGCGGTGGCGCCGCGCGCCTCTTCCTTCGCGGTGGCCAGCTGCTGATCCACGCGCTTGCGCTCCGTGGTGAGCTGCTCGGTGCGCGTGGTGAGCGTCTTGATCTGCGCGTCGCGGCGGTTCAGCTCCTCGTCGGAGGTGGAGGCCTTCTGCTCCAGCTCCAGGTGCTGATCCTTCAGCTCGATGATCTCCTGGTCCTTCTGGTTCAGCTCCGACTTGAGCCGCAGGATCTCCTTGTCGCGCTTGTTGACGGTGTCACGCAGCGCGAACGTGTCCTTGTCGCTCTTGCCGGAGGTGGAGCGGGACGCCTCCAGCTCCGTGGCCTTCGCCTGGAGCTCGGACTCCAGCGACTGCACGCGGTCCTCGACCTGCGTCGTCTCCGCGCGCGAGTCCTCCAGCGCGCTCTGCAGCTCCGCCACCTTCGCGCGCAGGTTGCGCATTTCCGCCAGATCCGCGGCGGACGGGCCCGGGGCGGCGGCCGGCGTCACCGGAGTGGCGGCGGGGCGGGCAGCGGCGGGCGGCGGCACCGCGCGCAGCGGCGTGGGCGCGGCGCGCGCGGGCGGCGGGGTGGGGGCGGCGACGGGCTCCGGATCCACCGGCGGCATGAAGCCGACGACGGTCTTCTCCTCCGGCTCGTCCAGGCTGCCCAGCATGTCCAGCGAGTCGTCGTTGTCCGGGCCCAGCGAGTCGAGCGCGGAGATCTCCTCCAGGCCGGACGGGGACTCCATCTCCTCCGGCGGCGCGACGACGGGCTCCTCTTCCGTGCCCGTCACGGGCTCGGACATGTCGCTGAAGGCGTCGTCGAGCATGTCCAGGTCTTCCCCGGCCACCGCGGGCTCCTCGCCCGTGTCGACGGCGATCTCCTCGCCGAAGTCCGTCGCGGGCTCCTCGCCCAGCGAGTCCAGCGTGAGGCTCTCGTCCACCACCTCGTCGCTCGCGGGCGGCTCCGGGAAGCCGATGACGCCGCCCACGCGGTCGATGAGGACGTCCGTGTCCACCGGCTTCGCCACGTATTCGTCCGCGCGCGCCTTCAGCTTGCTGTGCGCCGCGAAGCCGTCCGGGCTGCCGATGATGACGATGGGCACCGTCTTCAGCTCGTCGTCCTTCTTCAGCTTGCCGCAGATGAGGTAGCCGTTCTGTCCCGCGGACAGGTCCACCGCCAGCACCACGAGGTCCGGACGCTCACGGCGGATCAGCTCCACGCTGCCCTTGCCGTCGCCCGTCGTCTGCGCGGAGAAGCCTCGCGACTCCATGGCCTGCTGCAGGGTGGTGGCGAGGGTGGCGTCGCTTTCGACGATCAGGATTCGCTTAGACATGAAGGGACGGCCATCCTGGGGGTGCGGCGCGCGGTGTGTCACCGCGTGAGACAGCAGCGGCGGCGCGCGAGAGTAAAGACGCCGTCGAGGCTATCGGCCATGCATGGGACCGTCAATCTTCACACCGG
The sequence above is a segment of the Corallococcus exiguus genome. Coding sequences within it:
- a CDS encoding response regulator; amino-acid sequence: MSKRILIVESDATLATTLQQAMESRGFSAQTTGDGKGSVELIRRERPDLVVLAVDLSAGQNGYLICGKLKKDDELKTVPIVIIGSPDGFAAHSKLKARADEYVAKPVDTDVLIDRVGGVIGFPEPPASDEVVDESLTLDSLGEEPATDFGEEIAVDTGEEPAVAGEDLDMLDDAFSDMSEPVTGTEEEPVVAPPEEMESPSGLEEISALDSLGPDNDDSLDMLGSLDEPEEKTVVGFMPPVDPEPVAAPTPPPARAAPTPLRAVPPPAAARPAATPVTPAAAPGPSAADLAEMRNLRAKVAELQSALEDSRAETTQVEDRVQSLESELQAKATELEASRSTSGKSDKDTFALRDTVNKRDKEILRLKSELNQKDQEIIELKDQHLELEQKASTSDEELNRRDAQIKTLTTRTEQLTTERKRVDQQLATAKEEARGATAKLGTLQAELDQHQAQAQEMVAEADSLRAQMAQQDADLQAARDEAEGLRSQVEAAQGELEGLRGELEGLRGELEGLRGQLEQSQADLSNQSAQAAAEADGLRARITELEQAAVRNEERVTKLYARIKGDEKLREKTKKALAIAQQLLDEPGTAVGDDADEEAAA